aaaatagttaaaaagattcaaatttcattattttgattttttttttcatttcgttGCTAGGAACGTGATTTTGAAAGCATTTTGCCAACAGAAAAGTAAAATTTTCTTCATAGAGTTGGCATCTTATGTAGATATTCATaagatgagttgatttaaaaagaaaaaaaaataaagaagaagaattgaatcaattttttttaattataaatacacATCCACTCAGTGCTAGTTCTTCGCAACTTAGCAATTAGCAAAGAAAAGCAAAACCCTTGGTTTATAGTTGTATCTCTGCTATACAGCAAAACAATGAGCTTCATCCAtgtctttttgttttttatttttgggacattggcatctaTTTCCATGTCTCGAACATTTCATGAAAGCGCCATTGTTGATAAACACGAACAATGGATAGTAGATTATGGTCGAAAATATGAGAGTAAATTACAAAAGGAGAAGGGTCTTAATATATTTAAGGAAAACTTGAACTATATTGAGAGCTTCAACAATGGTGGAAATAGAAGTTTTAAGTTAGGACTCAATGAATTTGCAGACATGACATACGATGAATTCATTGCAACACATACGGGATACAAGATGCAAGGCAACCTCACAATGTCTCAATCAACATCGCTTATGGACGAAAACTTCACAGATGTTCCGACAAACTTCGACTGGAGGAAAAAAGGTGCAGTGACTCATATTAAGAGTCAAGGCCAATGCGGTAAgtaccaattatatatatatacataaaaaaattttggctAACATATTAATTGAGTATTAACTTATATAAAAGGTTATTTATGTTTACTTAATTCAACCATCGTATATCATGTTGTATTAATATACATGCTAGTTAAGtttttagtaaattaaaaatatttggttTGATTGTATACTTTATATGCAcaagtataattatattattaaatccaTACTAACTGAACCctatcaaatattttaaatatttatatatactgCTCAGCCAAGAagcatttatttatctttttcacTAATTGTTTTATACTTAAAAAGGGTTATTGTTGGTTTACTTTTTCAGGATGTTGCTGGACCTTTTCAGCAGTGGCAGCCGTTGAAGGGATAGTCCAAATCAAAACTGGTAATTTAATCTCATTATCAGAGCAACAACTGGTGGATTGCAGCAAAAATGGAGGATACGGTGGTTGTCAAGGAGGATGGATGACGGATGCTTTCGAATACATTATCCAAAACCAAGGAATAACCACCGAAGAAAGCTACCCATATCAACAAATGCAAGAAACTTGCGACACTGGTAAACAGATAAACAAAGTTTCCATAACTGGA
The genomic region above belongs to Gossypium hirsutum isolate 1008001.06 chromosome D05, Gossypium_hirsutum_v2.1, whole genome shotgun sequence and contains:
- the LOC107935721 gene encoding zingipain-2, giving the protein MSFIHVFLFFIFGTLASISMSRTFHESAIVDKHEQWIVDYGRKYESKLQKEKGLNIFKENLNYIESFNNGGNRSFKLGLNEFADMTYDEFIATHTGYKMQGNLTMSQSTSLMDENFTDVPTNFDWRKKGAVTHIKSQGQCGCCWTFSAVAAVEGIVQIKTGNLISLSEQQLVDCSKNGGYGGCQGGWMTDAFEYIIQNQGITTEESYPYQQMQETCDTGKQINKVSITGYGTVPEKNEEALLKAVAKQPVSVVIRGHSYSYGKYFQLYKGGVFTEDCGSSFAHAVTIVGYGKSEEGLNYWLVKNSWGETWGENGYIRIQRDVNTPGGLCGIAMEASYPII